The genome window GATAAATATCATGTACATTTCAGGGTAGACGCCCGACCCCGCGGCAGTATCATGTACGTCACAACTGGGGTTCTCCTGACAGACCTGGAGATAAACCAAGGCTTGGTCAACTTCAGCCACGTGATTCTAGACGAGGTGCACGAACGGGACTGCCACATTGACTTTACTATGTGTATGTTGAAGAAGGTAAAATCAGTCTTCTTCTTAGTTCACCATGACAGTAGCCTTTGACGAATCTATAATAAGAAGAAATTACagcccactgctggtcacaggcgTAAAAGCATAGATAGAAAGGGATAGGTAGTATTTCGAATCGAACCGGCGGAGATATATCCAGACCAGAgacaaaaaataagttaatttcTCATGTCATtcacaaataatttaaaaggaaaaaagaaaatgtttttcgttagttttagatctgtctttatttagtaacagaatttcataatttatcttgaacctagtacatacACGACCTAGctcttaccgtgtgctgcctTAACGCTTAAGTGCaagtgagacagacagtccgcgcgcgctccctttCTCCGAAAGTGACACCCAGCggaggtgaggtaaatgtaATTGGTGCGGGGCCAAGTGTTTTTTTATAGATAGTATTAGCTTAACCGAAAATCAGCCTCACACGTCAATCGTGTAATTTTGCTATGAGGATCTTTCCACGCGTTAcgatcctcaaaaacaatatagatgacgcTGTAAAGATATTCCTTCGGTTAACcttattttatggataacagacatcttttatctttgttttttggtataaatgatgaccgttgttattacacccaggcacaattacatcttccactcattatcattctgatcaaaataaagagaagcaatataggcaatataattctatgcataatgtgatccaaataccaagcaacatttatttttatatatgcttctgccattacattgtatttttgaaaaatgatgtacctgagtaatgagaaaataggtaattatcccgTTAAATctctacaacgccatctatattgttgttGGGGAACAaggcttggaaagtccctcattacaaGAGCTTTTCCaacaatttttacttttattttgctCATCGAAAACTAATTTCTCTCCAGGTGCTCAAGAAGCGTAAAGACCTAAAATTAATCCTGATGAGCGCAACGCTTGACGCTGAGAAACTGTCAGAATACTTCGATGGTTGTCCCATGTTACATATTGAAGGCCTTGCATACCCAGTTGAGGATATATACTTGGAAGACATCCTGCTCGAAACGAATTACCAGCTGCCGCCCGTAGAAGACTCACGAAAGCGGTCCCAACCACACAGAGGTGGAAAGAGAGGTTTCGGAAATTCTTCAGCCAATATGGAGAAAGAAATACAATTCCACGCTCAAACAAGTAAGAGTTAAATTATAATACCAATACCGTGGACGGCGCATGCCTCTTCTCATCAActcatcgtcatctccctagcattatcccgtttttcacagggtccgcttacctaacctgaagattttgacaagttcggtttttacagaagcgactgcctgtcaaatccagcccagtacaggttagatcacatacctcatagaaaatgcatttctcgggaatgatgagtttcctcacgatattttcctttgccgctgagcacgtaatcgTCGTCGTGGTGgtgatttatgatccaaacatgaattcgacaacaaattcgacaatcattggtttaggcctatgctggattcgaacatgaGACCTCAAAATGataggcaagcattctaccaactgggctactacagTTAATCAACTATGTAAGAAATTATAACACGGCAAGTTAGTGTAAACAATTTCAGACTAGGCGACATCCCATTTATCAGAGACTTTGGACAGATATTTCATTACTTGGGGTTTCATTAACTATGCACAGAGGAAAAACAGcgaatatttcttattattttcatacaaacaataTTAGACTCGCTATtacatggtttttttttttctagacgAGCTGCTAAATCCTGTGCTGAAAAGCAGACCAGAATTGAATAAAATACGAAAAACACTAATAGACCCAAGAATTGAAGAATTAAACCCCGAATTAATCGTGGCCCTCCTCCAGCACATTTGCAAAGGTGCCCCGGGGGCCATCTTAGTGTTTCTACCAGGAATAGGCGATATTACAAAACTGATTTATATGATGCGGGATAGCCAAAGTTTCCCGTCTTCTCTGTATGAAATATACCCGTTGCATTCGAAGCTACCGTCCTTGGAACAGCACAAGATCTTCGAGAGGCCTCCAGAGCCCGTGAGGAAGATTATAATAGCCACAAATATTGCTGAGACTTCAATAACCATAGATGACATCGTGTATGTCATCGATTGCGCCAAGATTAAGGTCAGAGGGCTGAATGTGGAGGAGAATCTGTCCACCCTAAAGAATGAGTGGGTCGCGCAGGCTAATTTGCGTCAAAGGTAATTAATGTATTctatatgattttttttgtgatctgtgacgatctggaggtccgggttcgattcccgtagggacattgtcgaaatcactttgtgagactgtcctttgtttgctaaggacttttcaggcttgaatcacctgattgtctgaaaaaagtaagatgattaaatGCTTCggagctattagccgtaaaagcacctccaccaacccgcagtggagcagcgtggtcgagTATGCTCGGTACCCcatccgtttgattgaggggaggcctgtgcccagctgtgggacgtatataggctgtttatgtgtgtgttatgtgaTAAGTATAAACGCCTTAAGGCTTCGTTAGCTCCTGTCTTTTTAACCAAGTAACACGGATATCCTAGGAGGTAAATCGGCAATAAAAAACTATTACTTTGTGGAAGAGGCTTCTACTAATAATTTGAACTGTTtgtcataaatataacatacatcGACCGAAAGGGGTATGgatatggagaatactccacactgctccactgcaggttgggggtgtgtataatatatttgttttcaTGTTCTGTTTTATGTACTATAAATATTCAACATATCTATTTTGGCCACGTAACACAGACGTCTCAGGCAAATATGCAGAAACTTGCACTTCAAAGTCCAAATTTATAACATGAcgcaataacataagctcacgactataacccaattgaggtagtcagaggtacatccattgcaagataaactaagcacccacacctcaccgagctgtcacacaaaacaaaaataaacaatatatcgACTTTTAAAGCACATCTGCTCATCTGATCACATCTGCTCTTCTGATCTCTCTgatattttgtgtccattgtgctcaataaagtattttatctatctatctgctGTATCTGTTTCGGTGCGCTGCAGTCGCGCTTCTGTCGCGCCGCAGCTGCACTATAAAAAAACAGGCGCTCGACAAAAACCCCTGTATGTGACAGCGGTCTTACAATTCCCAGACGAGGTCGCGCCGGTCGCTGCCAGGCCGGCATTTGCTACCACCTGGTGACGTCATACCGCGCCGCCACTTTCGCTGAGCGTCTCACGCCAGAAATACAAAGAAGTGACCTTCTAGAAGAAGTGCTGATGATTAAGAGGTTGAGGCTAGGCAAAGCTTTAGAGGCTATGACGACATTGGCTGAACCACCCGCTACTTCCACTGTTGAATGGGCCGTTAAACATTTGCagcagtaagtatttaaaatacttgtttttttttgtagtcttcTAATTTAAGGGTTCCGAATTCCGatactgggcaaaggcctcgtAATCACTTTTTTCTTCGTCAACATGTTAGTTAATACATTCTCAATGTTCTCtgtactttcataaaatattatacaccaATGCTTGCACAGAAAGACAAGAAAACGTTATTAAATTCGTTAGCAGAAAAGTACATTTTCTAAATTATCTTTTTCCACTCTTTTTCGCTCTAGTTTTCTAtatatagtggccccgattcctgcaaacacctcctaattttattttaagttatacccgtcactttcttatccgccgaaaaaggtacggatgattgacaattttaaaatgaatgaataactgcatctcgctagtatgcaacccgtttgacgtgtactgtcaactcaattctgtcgggttattggcaaatataaaaatttgggagGGTATTTAAAAttcgtgcctaaaattgacgtttgttccataaattttatgcctgtcgattacccgtccctttctatttcggcggataagaaaatgacaaaataaCTTAAAGTACAATTaggatggtgtctacaggaatcagcaccatacctgtattttttttaaatgaaatatatgtatcattattcttttttattcctATAACAGAAGATCGTACAAAACATTCTTTTTTGACCGTTCTCAATAACTTCTCAGAGTGGGTGCTCTAGACGACAAAGAGACGCTGACCCCTCTTGGATGGCATCTGGCTCGTCTGCCTGTGCACCCTTCAGCGGGGAAACTGCTGTTATTAGGATCCCTGTTTGGATGCCTCGACCGAGCCGCGAGTGTCGCAGCCGTTTGGGGATTTAAAGACCCCTTCCAGCTTGTTATTGGTAAGTAACTTCCGCGGTCCAGTGGAGGAATATTGGGCTAGGTCACTAGTtcgaatcaaatatactttattgcacagaactaaattacaacaatcagagagacgtgtgttctataacaatcagacataacacatgagtaCAGTACAATTTACTTCATGATCCCAACTttgacattacaagctgatcagccgattgtccgaaaataagatggtccttcggaaggcactttaagccgttggtcccgattactacttatagACGTAAATACGGGACTAATATCcctgccagggttattattgagccgccataccagggttgctgaggttggtcatccacttcacaacatGATAGAAGACGATTGGTAAGTTCCTAGAAACCAGCGCTTCGCAACCCGTGTAAGCATATGCGCAATTTTAAGCTGTGGGTAGAAAccagaagacctagaaggacgtatattgaccaaatttgtccttagaaaaggtttagtacgttATACTCTGAACTGGCAAGTAAAAAAACTgagaagtagcatggagaatgctacaccgacaagggcgtgACTCTTAATTTAATGCAGTCTTTGAACTGGAAGCCAgacaggatcgaaacaaatggaatttcatagtctctgcttaccccgctggGAACTTATTTCCCAGTgatttaatgtatgtatgtggtaaGAAATTTGTATTTCCCGCAACACTGCAATTTCATAACAGTCTTCTTTCTAGGAAGGTTTTTTAAGAGTTTTAtttcggtgcaataaagtatattcgattctttgtaaatgtaaaattCTCTTCCAGGCAAAGAAAAGCAAGCGGAATACGCAAAACGCGCGCTAGCGGAAGGCGAGCCCAGCGACCATGTGGCCATATCCGAAGCCATACTCCAGTGGGAATCATGCCCAAGGGAAGACCGCCGGTCATTCGCCTACGACTACTTTCTATCCAGGAATACCATAGAATTACTGTCAGATATGAAGAGGCAATTCGGGGATAATCTCAAGCAAATGGGATTCTTACCCTCAGGCAACATTAAATCGTCGTGGGAGAACAGGAATAGTAATAACTTAAGTCTGTTTAAAGCGGTCATCGCAGCGTCGCTGTACCCTAAAGTGGCTTTTGTCAGGTGAGGAAATGGTTGTGATCTCTAAcaggtttatttttatagagGTCCGTAATCAAATAGGCACC of Pectinophora gossypiella chromosome 16, ilPecGoss1.1, whole genome shotgun sequence contains these proteins:
- the LOC126373546 gene encoding ATP-dependent DNA/RNA helicase DHX36-like, which codes for MNRRRGKDNRRPLNAWDSRLHRGRGSGAPPGLRGKALGLYYRDRQKNLNLASYKVNFGLPPAVENRVTVNLQKIIKLAARLNIPLAQSTFLDFQNEELNKSKTGTNAVDDDEFAMDVAIEPKLSSAVKSSSLKDEKTSLNMSVESIHETEVFKAPNTTSNTTVENPGPSTSSTPDFIPISSTEEDYGSGEPILSLRGGGDYKYGYQDIITGSFDEKLDECLAKGVSINLQTDEIKQINEELLNEYDEMIQKDKFRNLLKFRKTLPTYKKSEELLEVVKKNQVVVISGETGCGKSTQVPQLILDEAICDSRGANIHIIVTQPRRIAASSLATRVAEERGERLGNSTGYAVRLEKVDARPRGSIMYVTTGVLLTDLEINQGLVNFSHVILDEVHERDCHIDFTMCMLKKVLKKRKDLKLILMSATLDAEKLSEYFDGCPMLHIEGLAYPVEDIYLEDILLETNYQLPPVEDSRKRSQPHRGGKRGFGNSSANMEKEIQFHAQTNELLNPVLKSRPELNKIRKTLIDPRIEELNPELIVALLQHICKGAPGAILVFLPGIGDITKLIYMMRDSQSFPSSLYEIYPLHSKLPSLEQHKIFERPPEPVRKIIIATNIAETSITIDDIVYVIDCAKIKVRGLNVEENLSTLKNEWVAQANLRQRRGRAGRCQAGICYHLVTSYRAATFAERLTPEIQRSDLLEEVLMIKRLRLGKALEAMTTLAEPPATSTVEWAVKHLQQVGALDDKETLTPLGWHLARLPVHPSAGKLLLLGSLFGCLDRAASVAAVWGFKDPFQLVIGKEKQAEYAKRALAEGEPSDHVAISEAILQWESCPREDRRSFAYDYFLSRNTIELLSDMKRQFGDNLKQMGFLPSGNIKSSWENRNSNNLSLFKAVIAASLYPKVAFVRWTNSRNPRKQKRVRVQLPIEKQKISVHPSSVVATNGPPRAEPICNNPGGNWMVYWLKQRSTSLFLLEVTIVFTLPILFFGELMIKAREVPGQQDMCVLTVCSVDIFCKKKTANLIFQLRALLDQVLESKVMVSDDRGTNHSQFEETVLNAVVELITAEDERVDYYDDEDDSDRDSYSQSY